The following are encoded in a window of Cupriavidus oxalaticus genomic DNA:
- a CDS encoding DUF47 domain-containing protein produces the protein MFGRFMPTEGKFFEYFNQHADCAVTAAHELQALVNDLPNAEAHARRVQATEKKADRITHDTIDLLHKTFITPLDRDEIHKLITTMDDILDLMEDVAETISLYDVTNLTDEALRLAAICVQCCDQVKIAVGLLEDMGNASTILKTAQQIDQLESEADRVMRSAMSKLFRDETDVKRLIKLKAIYEQLETITDKCEDVANIIEGIVLENA, from the coding sequence ATGTTCGGCCGATTCATGCCCACAGAGGGCAAGTTCTTCGAATATTTCAACCAGCACGCCGACTGCGCGGTGACCGCCGCCCACGAGCTCCAGGCCCTGGTCAACGACCTGCCCAACGCCGAGGCGCATGCCCGCCGCGTCCAGGCCACCGAGAAGAAGGCCGACCGGATCACGCACGACACCATCGACCTGCTGCACAAGACTTTCATCACGCCGCTGGACCGCGACGAGATCCACAAGCTCATCACGACCATGGACGATATCCTGGACCTGATGGAAGACGTGGCCGAGACCATCTCCCTGTATGACGTGACCAACCTGACCGACGAGGCGCTGCGCCTCGCCGCGATCTGCGTGCAGTGCTGCGACCAGGTCAAGATCGCGGTGGGCCTGCTCGAGGACATGGGCAACGCCAGCACCATCCTGAAGACCGCCCAGCAGATCGACCAGCTCGAGTCCGAGGCCGACCGCGTGATGCGTTCGGCCATGTCCAAGCTGTTCCGGGACGAGACCGACGTCAAGCGCCTGATCAAGCTGAAGGCCATCTACGAACAGCTCGAGACGATCACCGACAAGTGCGAGGACGTCGCCAATATCATCGAAGGCATCGTCCTGGAAAACGCCTGA